TCACCAATGCCTTCGTCGTGCCGACGATGCTCTCGCGCATCATCGGGCGGATGGATGCGGGGGTGAAGGCGGACGTCAGCTCGCTGCGCGCGATTGCGTACGGGGGCGGCAAGATGCCGCTCGAACTGATCTCGCGCGCGCTCGACCTGTTTCCGCAGACCAATTTCACCAACGCATACGGCCTTACCGAAACCAGCTCGACCGTCGCGCTGCTCGGCCCCGACGAGCATCGCGCGGCGCATCAGGCGAGCGATCCCGCCGCCCGCGCCCGGCTCGCCTCTGTGGGCAAGCCGCTGCCCACGGTCGAACTCGAAATCCGCGACGAAGAAGGCAGGAAGCTGCCCGCGGGTGAGCGCGGCGAAATCTATGTCCGCGGCGATCAGGTTTCGGGCGAATATCGCGAACGCAGCGCGCTCGACGCCGAAGGCTGGTTTCCGACGCGCGACGCGGGCTATCTCGACGAGGAAGGCTATCTGTTCCTCGCGGGCCGCGCCGACGACGTGATCGTGCGCGGCGGCGAGAATATCTCGCCGGGCGAGATCGAGGACGTGCTGCTTACGCATGGCGCAGTCGGCGATTGCGCGGCAGTCGCCATCCCCTCGGTCGAATGGGGCGAGGCGGTGGGCGTCGCGATCGCGTGCAAGGTCGATTGCAGCCAGCCGGGCGAGGAGGAACTGTGCAAGCTCGTCAAGGATCGCCTGCGCTCCTCGCGCGTGCCCGAGCGCATCGTCTTCGTCGAGGCGCTGCCCTATAACGAAATGGGCAAGCTGCTGCGCCGCGAGGTCAAGAAGCTGTTCTGATGCCGCTCACCATTCCGCTGGCGGATGTCGCCGACGGGTGGGTGAAGGCGCTTGCGCAGGCTACCGGTTCGGAGGCGATCGCGGCGCTCGACGGCGCGACGTTGCTGGGCGAGCGGGCGATGCTGAACGGCTTTGCCGTGCCGGGCCGGGTTTCTCCCGGCGGCGGATGTCGGCTGTACGAGGCGGCGGACGGCGTGGTCGCGCTCAATCTGGCGCGAGAGAGCGATCGTGAATTGCTGCCCGCGCTGTTCGAACAGGCATTCGATCCTGCCGATGACACCGCGATCACGGGGCAGGTCGCGCAATGTGAAGCCCCGGCGCTGGTGGCGCGCGGCCGCGAGATGGGGCTGGCGATCGCAGCCGAGACCGAGCCCGCCCCTCCCTGCCCGGCCGTTCAGAGACTCGTCGAAGGCAAAAGCCGGGCAGGTGCCGACCGCCCGCCCCGCGTGATCGACCTGTCGGCGCTGTGGGCCGGTCCGCTGGCCGGGCATCTGCTGTGGCTGGCGGGCGCAGACGTCGTGAAGGTCGAAAGCGACACCCGCCCCGATGCCATGCGCGAAGGCGATCCGGCGCTGTTCGCGCTGCTCAACCAAGGCAAGGCGAGCATTTCGCTTGACCTGAAGGCGGCGGAAGGACGGCGCGCGCTGATGGGGCTGATCGCGCAGGCCGATATCATCGTTGAAGCGGCGCGGCCGCGTGCGTTGCGCCAACTGGGAATCGATGCCGCTGCACTCGTCGCCGGGCAGCCGGGGCTGATCTGGCTGACGATCACCGGCCACGGCGCGCGCGGCGACGCGGCCGACTGGGTCGGCTTCGGCGACGATTGCGGCGTGGCGGCAGGGCTTTCCGCCGAACTGCGTGCCGCCAGCGGCGCGAGCGGCTTCGCCGGCGACGCCGTTGCCGATCCGCTGACCGGCATTCGTGCCGCTTCGGTGGCGTGGGACCTATGGCAGACAGGGCACGGCGGGCGCTTCGGCCTGTCGATGCGCGGGGTGACGGCAGAGGCGCTGGGGCAGGCCAACGCGGATGGCCCGGAAACGCTCACGGCATTGCTCCGTGCGTGGCGCGCGGCCGAGGGCAAGCCCTTCCCCGGCGTCACGCGCCGATCGGCCCGAGCGGTGGCACCGCGCGGTGCCGATACGCGGCGACTGGCGGCAGGACTCGCGTCATGCTGATCCGCAATGCCGAACTCGAAAACGGCACGGTTTGTGACATCCGTATCGATGGCGACCACATCGGCGAGGTCGGCCCGCTGACGATGCGCCCCGGCGAGCCCGTGATCGACGCAGGCGGCGCGCTGCTGCTGCCCGGCCTGCACGATCATCACATTCATGTCGCCGCCACTGCCGCCGGGCTGGCATCGGTGCCGTGCGGCCCACCCGACGTGACCGATGCCGAGGCACTGGCGGCGGCGTTGGGCCGATCCGGCGGCGGCTGGCTGCGCGGCGTCGGCTATCACGAAAGCGTCGCGGGCATGCTCGATGCCGGTTCGCTCGACGCGATCGCGCCCGATCGGCCTGTGCGCATCCAGCATCGTTCGGGGCGGATGTGGTTCCTGAACAGCGCCGCGCTCGACTTGCTGCTCGCGGACCGAGACGCGCCGCCGGGAATGGAACGCGAGGCCGGACGCTTTACCGGGCGTCTGTTCGACGAAGACGGCTGGCTGCGCGCCGCGCTGGGCGCGCAACCGCCGCGCTTCGCGCAGGTCGGCGCGATGCTGGCGGCGCGCGGGGTGACCGGGCTCACCGAAATCTCGCCCGCCAACGACGATGCGATGGCACGGCATTTCGCCGCCGAACGGGCGCACGACGCCCTGCCGCAAAAGGTGCTGCTCGCCGGAAAGCTGGAGCTGGCGCAGGCGGCAATGGCGCGGGGCATCACGCTCGGCCCGGCCAAGCTGCATCTCCACGAAGCCGATCTGCCCGATTTCGACGCTGCCCTCGCCTTCATGCGGACCGCGCACGATCAGGGGCGCGTCGTCGCCGTGCATTGCGCGACCGAAGTCGAACTGGTCTTCACCCTCGCCGCCTTCGGCGCGGCCGGCACGATCCCCGGCGACCGTATCGAACATGCCTCGGTCTCGCCCGACACTGCCGTTGCCGAAATCGCGCGGCTGGGGCTCGCGGTGGTCAGCCAGCCGCATTTCGTCGCCGAGCGGGGCGACGCCTATCGCGCCGATGTCGATCCGCGCGATCAGCCTTTGCTCTATCGCCTACGCGCATTTCACGATGCGGGCGTGCCGCTCGCGGGGGGCAGCGACGCGCCCTATGGCGGCACCGATCCGTGGGCAGCGATGGCGGCCGCCGTGTCGCGACAAACGCCGAGCGGCGCGATGATCGGGCCGAACGAGGCGCTGACGCCGGAGGAAGCACTCGGCCTCTATCTCGCCGCGCCGCAAGCGCTCGGCGAGCGGCGGCGGATCACGCCCGGTGCCCCCGCCGATCTCTGCATGCTCGACCGGCCGTGGGCGGCGGCGCGCGAGGACCTCGCGTCAGTCGGAGTCCGCGCGAGCTGGGTCGACGGGCGGCAGATCTTCGATAGCGTCGATCAGGCCCCAGTCTAGAGCCGTCCGCGCATTGATGCGCTTGCCCGAAAGGATCATCAGCCCCGCACGTTGTCGTCCGATCCGGCGCGGCACCGAGACGCAGCCCCCTGCCCCCGGAATCAGCCCCATCGCCAGCTCGGGCAGCTGAAACCAGGCGCGCGGCGACGCCGTGACACGCGCTGCGAATGCCGCAAGCTCCAGCCCCGCACCGACGCATCCGCCCTGAATATGGACATGATAGATATCCGCCCGCCGCGACAACGGGATCGCGGGCAGCGTCTGCATGCGGATCGCATGCGCCACGTCCGGGTCGCGCGTCGTGCCGAACTCCGCGAGGTCGCCGCCCATGCTGAACGCCGGCCCGGCCGCACGCAGCGTCACGCGTTCGATATCGCGATCGAGCTCGGCGACAGTGAATGCCTCGAACAGTGCATCGCGCATCACGCGGTCGATTGCGTTGCGTGCCTGCGGTCGATCGAGCACCAGTTCGAGCAGGTTGCCCGTGCGTGTCACGTGGAGCCTCCCGGGCGGCTGCGGTGCCACCTCGCGCCTCGCGAGCCAGGCGGCATGCTCCGCCCCCGCCTGAAGCGCGCCATAGGCCAGCGATTCCTGCTCGATCGCCGCGTCGACCGGCATCGCATCGATGCGCCGCAGCAACCGCATCGCCGCCGACGCCGCGAGCGGATTGGCCCGCGCCGATGCCGCCAGCCCCGCGAGCGAAACGGGCGGCTCGACCACCGCATCCAGCCGGCGCCCCGACGGATGCCCCGGATCGCCGATCCCGACAACCGGATAGGGCGGGAGCGGCGGCATTTCCAGCGGCCCTGTGTCGAGCGCAACGAACGCTATCGGCAGGTCCGGCCAGCCTCCCGCCATCCGATTCGGATC
This genomic interval from Sphingosinithalassobacter tenebrarum contains the following:
- a CDS encoding enoyl-CoA hydratase/isomerase family protein; its protein translation is MVEEGLRIDPNRMAGGWPDLPIAFVALDTGPLEMPPLPPYPVVGIGDPGHPSGRRLDAVVEPPVSLAGLAASARANPLAASAAMRLLRRIDAMPVDAAIEQESLAYGALQAGAEHAAWLARREVAPQPPGRLHVTRTGNLLELVLDRPQARNAIDRVMRDALFEAFTVAELDRDIERVTLRAAGPAFSMGGDLAEFGTTRDPDVAHAIRMQTLPAIPLSRRADIYHVHIQGGCVGAGLELAAFAARVTASPRAWFQLPELAMGLIPGAGGCVSVPRRIGRQRAGLMILSGKRINARTALDWGLIDAIEDLPPVDPARADSD
- a CDS encoding CoA transferase yields the protein MPLTIPLADVADGWVKALAQATGSEAIAALDGATLLGERAMLNGFAVPGRVSPGGGCRLYEAADGVVALNLARESDRELLPALFEQAFDPADDTAITGQVAQCEAPALVARGREMGLAIAAETEPAPPCPAVQRLVEGKSRAGADRPPRVIDLSALWAGPLAGHLLWLAGADVVKVESDTRPDAMREGDPALFALLNQGKASISLDLKAAEGRRALMGLIAQADIIVEAARPRALRQLGIDAAALVAGQPGLIWLTITGHGARGDAADWVGFGDDCGVAAGLSAELRAASGASGFAGDAVADPLTGIRAASVAWDLWQTGHGGRFGLSMRGVTAEALGQANADGPETLTALLRAWRAAEGKPFPGVTRRSARAVAPRGADTRRLAAGLASC
- a CDS encoding amidohydrolase family protein, whose product is MLIRNAELENGTVCDIRIDGDHIGEVGPLTMRPGEPVIDAGGALLLPGLHDHHIHVAATAAGLASVPCGPPDVTDAEALAAALGRSGGGWLRGVGYHESVAGMLDAGSLDAIAPDRPVRIQHRSGRMWFLNSAALDLLLADRDAPPGMEREAGRFTGRLFDEDGWLRAALGAQPPRFAQVGAMLAARGVTGLTEISPANDDAMARHFAAERAHDALPQKVLLAGKLELAQAAMARGITLGPAKLHLHEADLPDFDAALAFMRTAHDQGRVVAVHCATEVELVFTLAAFGAAGTIPGDRIEHASVSPDTAVAEIARLGLAVVSQPHFVAERGDAYRADVDPRDQPLLYRLRAFHDAGVPLAGGSDAPYGGTDPWAAMAAAVSRQTPSGAMIGPNEALTPEEALGLYLAAPQALGERRRITPGAPADLCMLDRPWAAAREDLASVGVRASWVDGRQIFDSVDQAPV
- a CDS encoding class I adenylate-forming enzyme family protein; this encodes MNISLLLQMAADAAPDREALVCEDRRWTYDALWKAAQGAARSMRESGATHIALLDESSEAAPIALFGAALAGIPYVPLNYRLADADLGALLGRIAPAYVIGDTDRVTRLNGDGGHTLFGRMDFVAEAQAKADGPELEETEETVAVQLFTSGTTAAPKAAILRHSNLLGYILGTVEFMSADESEAALVSVPPYHIAGISALMSSIYAMRKIVLLPAFDPDVWLKLIEDEHVTNAFVVPTMLSRIIGRMDAGVKADVSSLRAIAYGGGKMPLELISRALDLFPQTNFTNAYGLTETSSTVALLGPDEHRAAHQASDPAARARLASVGKPLPTVELEIRDEEGRKLPAGERGEIYVRGDQVSGEYRERSALDAEGWFPTRDAGYLDEEGYLFLAGRADDVIVRGGENISPGEIEDVLLTHGAVGDCAAVAIPSVEWGEAVGVAIACKVDCSQPGEEELCKLVKDRLRSSRVPERIVFVEALPYNEMGKLLRREVKKLF